The Neochlamydia sp. S13 genome has a segment encoding these proteins:
- a CDS encoding metal-sensitive transcriptional regulator, whose amino-acid sequence MKNLKGEHTQAKPPSYHDQLSHLNRISGQLEGIKKMIKEERYCPEILTQLRAIRSAIKSIERRILDNHLSSCVTEACLSQNQEEQKKKIEEIRILIKRFD is encoded by the coding sequence ATGAAAAATTTAAAGGGTGAACATACACAAGCCAAGCCCCCCTCTTATCATGATCAACTCTCGCATTTAAATAGAATAAGCGGGCAGTTAGAAGGGATAAAAAAGATGATTAAAGAGGAAAGGTATTGCCCGGAAATTTTAACTCAGCTTAGAGCTATCCGTTCAGCTATAAAAAGCATTGAAAGGCGGATCTTGGATAACCATCTATCCTCCTGCGTGACCGAAGCCTGCCTTTCTCAAAATCAAGAAGAGCAAAAAAAGAAAATTGAAGAGATTAGAATATTGATTAAACGATTTGATTGA
- the dusB gene encoding tRNA dihydrouridine synthase DusB, which yields MKNRTSFLQVPFQLGAIQLPNNIFYAPLAGCSDYPFRQMSANYHPGLIYCEMVKMDALVRFDQGTFHILDYARRMHPIGGQICGSKPEIAGQAAKIIEDLGFDVVDLNCGCPVDKVTKDGSGSGMMKNPALIGEVLEKMVAAVKIPVTVKIRAGWDENLINAPLITQIAEQAGAKAICIHGRTRQQGYRGAANWDWIKACKEVAKSIKIIGNGDLFDALAAEKMFEHTGCDAILVSRGTLGQPWIVEDIIRKLQGEEPRSRTLEDCRQALLEHFNYTINYQQTRRAVVDMRRVGCWYLKKSAGTRAFREQISRAESIEQVQDLILNFPLGEMNENEINDQSEGEISC from the coding sequence ATGAAAAATAGAACATCATTTCTCCAGGTGCCTTTTCAGCTAGGGGCTATTCAGCTTCCTAATAATATCTTCTATGCACCTTTGGCGGGATGCTCTGATTATCCTTTTCGTCAAATGTCAGCTAATTATCATCCGGGATTGATATATTGTGAAATGGTCAAAATGGATGCCCTGGTGCGCTTTGACCAAGGAACCTTTCATATTTTGGATTATGCTCGCCGAATGCATCCTATTGGAGGGCAAATCTGTGGAAGTAAACCAGAAATTGCCGGCCAGGCTGCAAAAATTATTGAAGATTTAGGTTTTGATGTTGTCGACTTAAATTGTGGCTGTCCTGTCGATAAGGTGACTAAGGATGGAAGTGGATCTGGAATGATGAAAAATCCTGCCTTGATTGGAGAGGTTTTAGAAAAAATGGTGGCGGCTGTTAAGATTCCGGTGACTGTCAAGATACGAGCTGGATGGGATGAAAATCTTATCAATGCTCCTTTGATCACACAAATAGCAGAGCAAGCCGGTGCAAAAGCTATATGTATTCATGGCCGTACACGCCAACAGGGTTATCGAGGAGCGGCCAATTGGGATTGGATTAAGGCATGCAAAGAGGTTGCAAAATCGATCAAAATTATTGGCAATGGAGATCTATTTGATGCCTTGGCTGCAGAGAAAATGTTTGAGCATACCGGCTGCGACGCCATCCTTGTCTCCCGTGGAACTTTAGGCCAACCTTGGATCGTAGAAGATATCATTAGAAAGCTTCAAGGGGAAGAGCCTAGGAGTCGTACTTTAGAAGACTGCCGACAGGCCTTGCTTGAGCATTTCAATTATACGATTAATTATCAACAGACACGCCGTGCTGTGGTAGACATGCGTCGAGTAGGGTGTTGGTATCTAAAAAAATCTGCTGGAACACGAGCTTTTAGGGAACAAATAAGTAGAGCCGAATCAATAGAGCAGGTACAAGATTTGATTTTAAACTTCCCTCTAGGGGAAATGAATGAAAATGAAATTAATGATCAATCAGAAGGTGAGATATCTTGTTAA
- a CDS encoding YggT family protein, with protein sequence MWLIPIVDLLFQIYMLMLFGRIISSWAPQLMQYRFMQFIAFYTDPYLNLFRKIIPPFGMVDISPILAFFSLNLLKDLIIFLIR encoded by the coding sequence ATGTGGCTTATTCCTATCGTTGATCTGCTTTTTCAAATCTATATGCTGATGCTTTTTGGCAGAATTATTTCTTCTTGGGCACCGCAACTCATGCAATATAGATTTATGCAATTTATAGCTTTCTATACAGATCCTTATCTTAATCTTTTTCGAAAAATTATTCCTCCTTTCGGAATGGTGGATATTAGCCCCATTCTTGCTTTTTTTAGCCTAAATCTTCTTAAAGATTTAATTATTTTTTTAATTCGATGA
- a CDS encoding acylphosphatase, which yields MNILNPFHELLELHVLVSGHVQGVGFRSTTLHYASQLGLTGTVRNLKDGRVEIIAQGPKEKLEKLLSLLQAYFGSSYIACLEVNYSQPSTSYSQFQIIS from the coding sequence ATGAACATATTGAATCCTTTCCACGAGCTATTAGAATTACATGTTTTAGTCTCGGGACACGTGCAAGGTGTCGGTTTTCGATCAACTACCCTTCATTATGCCTCTCAACTGGGACTTACAGGCACCGTGCGTAATCTTAAAGATGGAAGAGTAGAAATTATAGCACAAGGTCCTAAGGAAAAATTAGAAAAATTGCTTTCTCTCCTTCAAGCATACTTTGGAAGTAGCTATATAGCATGCTTAGAAGTTAATTATAGCCAGCCTTCTACCTCTTATTCGCAATTTCAAATTATCTCCTGA
- a CDS encoding pilus assembly protein PilM yields MLDKPEASITLGLELEKTVLRGIQLTYNKGKPTFSKLFEITGEFDNVNPLYIYEEHPDLQKSLQKDLVITALDTPEVLIRHLEIKLKKEKDIEQVLAFQAEPLLPYPSDHAVLDYLKIGHSEEGSLLTVLAARKDYIQKHLQRCSPLRIEPEVITALPAALYNFAITCVPSPNPYCIIHLGTQQSTAVLIQDSKLIAAQSILGGVQTFKEALIEEEDGSINFADPHGNLLGANQAVPAYQAWESLRLEIKRVVFSLSKQARGQEVKELLITGSTSLIPNLRASLASDLRMQQIFPQPEIFPQLTVDKMQEFAAPLGIALAGLPLLKDKINFRKQEFSYPHPWKRLTKSLYAYAGLCIALALALYIFTQSYLAYHLDKVRQDYIELLQVMNKPYANFESSYEGNNSLFNASDSQAKDILELSEKDLLERVHYLEKNLQSNPDIFPLLPIVPKVSDVLAWLSTQDVLIGKCKGEKLPLPPIQIESFHYALVKRPEQHKKQEKYQVKVEIEFTSSIPKQAREFHDVLIEPNSFVDPKGEVKWNSSHGRYRTSFYLKDKTLYSSSS; encoded by the coding sequence ATGTTGGATAAGCCAGAGGCTTCTATCACATTAGGCCTGGAGCTAGAAAAAACCGTTTTGAGGGGCATTCAACTAACCTACAATAAAGGAAAGCCCACTTTTAGCAAGCTTTTTGAAATAACAGGAGAGTTTGATAATGTAAATCCGCTTTACATTTATGAAGAGCACCCTGATTTGCAAAAAAGCCTTCAGAAAGATTTAGTAATCACAGCGTTAGATACCCCCGAAGTGCTTATACGCCACCTCGAAATAAAATTAAAAAAAGAAAAAGATATAGAACAAGTATTAGCTTTTCAAGCCGAACCTCTGCTACCCTATCCTTCAGATCATGCTGTCTTAGATTATCTTAAGATTGGCCATTCAGAAGAGGGGTCTTTATTAACTGTTTTAGCAGCCCGTAAAGACTACATCCAAAAACATCTACAACGCTGTTCCCCGCTTCGAATAGAACCCGAGGTTATTACCGCTTTACCCGCTGCTTTATACAATTTTGCTATAACCTGCGTGCCTTCGCCTAACCCTTATTGTATCATACATCTTGGTACTCAGCAATCTACAGCCGTACTTATACAAGATTCCAAGCTTATAGCTGCTCAGTCCATTTTAGGAGGCGTACAAACATTTAAAGAAGCCTTGATAGAAGAAGAAGATGGTTCGATTAATTTTGCTGACCCTCACGGTAACTTACTGGGCGCCAATCAAGCCGTTCCTGCTTACCAAGCTTGGGAAAGTTTGCGTCTAGAAATTAAACGTGTAGTTTTTTCTCTCTCCAAACAAGCCAGGGGACAGGAAGTTAAAGAATTATTAATTACCGGTTCCACTTCTTTAATTCCCAACTTAAGAGCCTCTTTAGCTTCAGATTTAAGAATGCAACAAATTTTTCCCCAACCCGAGATTTTCCCTCAATTAACTGTGGATAAAATGCAAGAATTTGCAGCGCCCTTAGGCATAGCTTTAGCGGGTCTTCCTCTTCTAAAAGACAAAATTAATTTTCGTAAACAGGAATTTTCCTATCCTCATCCTTGGAAAAGATTGACTAAATCTTTATATGCCTATGCAGGCTTATGTATCGCTTTAGCTTTAGCTTTATATATATTTACTCAATCTTATCTTGCTTATCATCTCGATAAGGTTAGGCAAGATTATATTGAACTCTTACAGGTTATGAATAAGCCCTACGCTAATTTTGAGAGCTCTTACGAAGGAAATAACTCTTTATTTAATGCTTCTGATAGCCAAGCTAAAGACATTCTAGAGCTCTCTGAAAAAGATCTTTTAGAACGAGTCCATTACCTTGAAAAAAACTTACAGAGTAACCCTGATATTTTTCCCCTTTTACCGATCGTTCCTAAAGTAAGCGATGTTTTAGCCTGGTTAAGCACACAAGATGTCCTTATAGGAAAATGTAAAGGGGAAAAACTTCCTTTACCACCGATTCAAATAGAGAGCTTTCATTACGCTTTAGTTAAAAGACCAGAACAACATAAGAAGCAGGAAAAATATCAGGTAAAAGTTGAAATTGAGTTTACAAGTTCGATACCCAAGCAAGCACGCGAATTCCATGATGTATTGATTGAGCCCAATTCCTTCGTAGATCCTAAAGGAGAAGTAAAATGGAATAGCAGCCATGGTCGCTATAGAACATCGTTTTACTTAAAAGATAAAACTCTTTATTCCTCTTCTTCATAA